In bacterium, the sequence CCGCTGCGGGTGATCTGGTGCGCGTGCTCGACGCACAGGGCCGGGTTCTGGGGCACGGCGACTACGATCCGAACTCGCAGATCCGCGTGCGCGTGCTCGCCTTCGGAGAGTCGCGGAAGCTCGACGAAGACCTCGACGAGAAGTGGTTGCTGCAG encodes:
- a CDS encoding 23S rRNA (cytosine(1962)-C(5))-methyltransferase RlmI (SAM-dependent;catalyzes the methylation of cytosine at position 1962 of the 23S rRNA), which translates into the protein MVDRASVVVRTGRERSIGLGHPWILSGSVERVEGQPAAGDLVRVLDAQGRVLGHGDYDPNSQIRVRVLAFGESRKLDEDLDEKWLLQ